The Leopardus geoffroyi isolate Oge1 chromosome C1, O.geoffroyi_Oge1_pat1.0, whole genome shotgun sequence sequence aaatttctgttgtttaagccacccagtcagtggtattttgttaagGCGGCCCAAGCTGAGTGATATAGTCAGGAAAtgggagagccaggatttgaacccagaaatTCTCCTTTCCCAGCCTTTTCCTGCAATACATGCCTTTTCTCCACCAAAATATAAATTcatgggaaaaacaacaacaacaacaaacaggtAGATTAGAAGTTTGAACCTAAGTGGATTAATGGAGTAGAATACTTTTCCCAGTGAATTACGGGCAGAAACACATGGCAGACATAAATACGTAGCTTGTGTGCTCAGTGTGTTCTCCCAGACTTGCCACTTCTTGCTACTTTTACTGTGCAGAGGGtctttgttaaaagaaaatggtACTCAGATCCACCCCGTAGTCCAGATGGCCTGCACGTGTCACCAGGCTGGGCCTTCTTTACTCAGTGGCACAGCCAGGATTCTGATTTaaacattgctttctttttctgacaCTCTCCCCCGGTTCTGTGGGGATCTGGGTATTCCATTTTAATTGTGTCTTTATTGCTTTACGTAAGACAAAGTCTTTTATAATGAATAAGACAATTGAAAAGCTCTTTCCTCTTAAAAGCCTCTATGACTCACCAAATACACTCAAACCACAACTCAATAAAGCCATGATTAAAGTCTATGTCGAATAAATCCCTCAATGAGCAGAGTTTTGCGTGCTGTTACCACAAGTCATCGAAACCCTTTGATGTATGTTGGGCCCTCTTGCTCATAGACCTCTGTCCTATCATCACTTTCCCCAGCCATGAATCTTATGCCCATATGATTTCTCAATGGAGAAGAAGTCTTGTCTAAcgggaggcacagagggaaggcttcctggaacattggaggaaaaccaggaaagtgACCCAAATGAAAGGTAAGACTAGAAGAAGAAAATCAGCAGCAAATGGATAGCTTTCCCAGCTGGCATCCTTGCCTGTGCTGAATCCAGAGGCTGCTGGAATAAGTGAGCAAGACTGATTTAGAGGGAGTTTTGCCCACATTTTCATCTTCTGGCTCTTGTTCTGTGTAGAATCAtgttgtgaaaaagaaaaaaaaaaaaaaaaaaaaaaaaaacacccttcaAACAGTGTCTGAAACAAAATTCTTTCCAGAGAGACATTTATATTTACCACCTGAGGCTTCCAGTCCCAATACCAAGAGGTTCACTGAGTTACCTGAATATACAATCTTGGTATACACGTACAACATTTGCTTTGATTTTATTGCTTCCAGCAACTATTAATTCAGAGAGAACTAACTGGCCATCTGTTCTGATAAACTTGAGGTGGcttcaattctttgaaaatttttttccagcGAAGCTTCTCTTCGGGCCATTGAAAgcctcatttctttgtgtgttcatGATATTTTACTCAAAATAGTGATCTTTTTACTTAATGGATAAAGGAGAGATTGTAATGATAGCAGCAACCGTTAGCGATCCAGCAAGGAGCCCCCTAAAGAGAGAAGACTAGAACTGCTTGTTTCTAAGTGATAGTCTTCAATGTCGGCCAACTGTAAGTTGTATGTTGCCCTTTAAGGGCAAGGGTCTAGAGGTGCAAACTCCACATATGAAACTCCATCCAGAGATCTGGCTTGGGGTTTTCAAATGCTTTGAGTACTCCTGACACGGTTGGGCTATGGAATTCATCTATTTCAAGCTGAAGGGAGACAAATCCTGAGACCAATGGGAGCTGCTTGTTTTACACACTTAACTGTGACATTTGTCATTTTTACAGCCATTGCCGATAGTTATATTGAGTGTTATGTAAACTGTCCCGGGTGTGGTAAAGACAGCCCCTCGGGGAAACTTTAAGACAGACCAGAATGTCTGACGCCGTTGAGGATGCCTTTTCATCCCTCTGTTatcaagatgaagaaacagagggtcAGAAAGGAAAGGACGCTCACTCagatttactttgagagggaagGATTCTGCATCAACCTTCTGTTGTGGTGCTTTGCTGGTCACTGAGTTTTTCTGCAAGTAGGACGGAGCCTGGGTGGCAGGATCTGCTGGGTGGCAGAtacctctttttctgcctcaccGCTAAACATACCCCTTTGAGGTCTGCCTCATGAGACCCTGCCTTGGCCACTGGCTTCCCTTTGGGATGAATTTCTACCTCCTCAAGGCTTGGTTGGAGCCCCCGTTGCGCTTTTCCCAGTATTATATGAGTGAGTCAGGTCTGCTCCCTTCTGACTTCTCCCCATCAAGGGAGGAGGACTGCGCCGAATCAGATCCCCAGGTCATTCAGGTGAATATTAAAGTCTGCGAAACACTTTCTCAGGGCGGGACCAAGGTCAGGGGCACAGGCAAGGAGTTTGGAACTCAGTGGGGGTGAGATGGGAGTAAGCGTAGGTCAGGACAAGCAGGTGGGGCCAAGGTGAGGGGCAGGGTGGTTACTGCTGACACCAGGGGGTATTTGAGCCTGCCGCCTTGTGCTGTGGCGTGGGGTACGTGGATATATCCAGCCTAAATGCTCTTTTCGGCTTTCACCTTGGATGTAGGGGCCTGGAGGGTAGCGACTTACCTTACCCTCTGTCTCCTCGGGGCCTAGCATGGCACTGGCACATCAGAGATGTGCAGCTGGTGCCTGCTGAACTGAATAGGCCTCCTCAGCCCCTCCTGAGCTTGGGGTGATTGTAGTGGAGAGTCGCCACTGATTCTGCATATCCCCCAGGGCTCTCCTGCTAAGATAAAGACGTTTTGGTATTTTCTTCAGCAAAAACCATCCAGCTGGATCAGAGAGGCTCCAGCATCATATCCCTTGAAAAAGCCCAGGCAGTGCCCAGAAGACCCAGCTTCCCACCCGGGTGTAGACCCATCAGCGCGCCACCCCTGCACAACGGAAAATGGACCTGCGGGTTCTTGCTCTTATTTCTGGAAGAGTTGGTGCTGGATGCCAAAGGCAGAGctctgctgggcactgggggGGATCGTGAGTGCCAGCCTCTGCAGAACCTCAGGAATGAGCCCGGCTTGCCGCTGCCTTCTCCTGGCAAGAGTTAACGCTAAGGTGCAGCCGAAAGAATGCGAAGGCGGCAGAGCCGGCTCGGGGGATTGCTATTGCAATCAGAAGACGGCCCAAGTCAGAGTTCCAAAGTCCTTTGAAGGGATGCCAGCTTGGACACATGCTTCCAATTATCATACGCAATCTCGAGACAGTGTGCAAGTTGCACTTTCATTATGTCAAAGCGAAAGGAATAGCGAGGGTGAAATAAAGGGGGGGGAGGCCGCCAGGCCAGAGACGGCACTGAGCTGTGGCACCAAATGTCAGCCCAGGCGCCTAGCAGGCCTCCGACCCGGGTCTGTTCCCAAAGCCAGGGGCTCGTTACGCCCACTCTGAGGGCCAGTCTTTCTCCTACTTATTTGGGGGGTTAAGGAATCCCAGCTGATAAGGCTGGAGGGGGTCCCATCTTCAAGAAGCTATTTGCCTGCCCAGCTCTTTGGCATCTGGGCTCAGTACAAAGATTTTGTGGGTAGCATGAACCTTGTGAGCCTTGTGTTCATCCGCAGGATTTCACACCGTTCTTCCTCGGGTTTCCCCAGGGTCTGTTATTTGCAGGAGAAACTAGTTGCTCTGCCAGCTTGTAGCTCAGAATGAGGCGAGAGAACAGGGGCGGTTCTTCCGTCTCTCCCGCCTGGGGCCGGACGACCTCTTGGGTGGGTTTTACATTGTTTGTaaatctggaaaacctcctcGCACAAACAATAATTTCATTCAACTCCTTTTTCCAAACACAGTTTTAAAAGTTGTTTCcttcaggaagtcttccctgattcGCTCTTTCCACCCGGTTGCCTCTTATCAGTGCAGCTTTGGTTTTGAGTGTTTATCTGCACTGATTTGTTTGTTGCTCTGTGTTTTCAAGTCAGTGTGTGGGTGCATGTGAGTGTAGAGGTATGCTTCCTGGCCACTTCTTAGCTCTCGGGGGCTCTCTGTGTATTTGTATGTTGTGTCTGTATGTGGACATACATGTAcgtgtatttgtatgtatttgtgcatgtatttgtatatattttacatacaacaATTGACAACATGCCCAGCATTGAGCTAAGTGCCTTACAACTCAACAAAGTAGATTCTATTGTTATCATCCACATCTTCTGTATAAGAAACCAAAGTGCAGAGAAAGAAGGTAATTTGTCTGATATGGCTCAGTCAGGCTTGCGGTGAGGCCAGGATTTGACTGTGGCAGTCTGATTATCCTCGTGGCCATGACACCACCCTCTGAAAGCTTCTCGGATAACTCTCCTGCAATGGCCTCAGGACAGACCTCGTCTTTAACCCCTTAACCCATTTATTGCTGACACAGGGGAGGCAcagacagggtgggggtggcggcggtagagaaaaaaaaaaaaaaaaggaattaaatggTTTTACCTGCCCTACTGCCCTGTTCGAGCGCCTGTCACGTGCAAGATCGGGCCAGGTGCCACGGGGACGCAGATGGAACGCATCCTTGATTTTAAGGAGCAGTCCGGGGTTGGAGGGATGCTCTTCAGGCTTCTGGTACAGGAGGGCCCCCCTGGTTTCATCTTGGCTCTGGACCTCCTGAGCCACCTCCACAAACCCAGGTGAATTTTGAGAAGGTCACAGCTTTTTTTGTGGCCGACTCAAGTGAGCTGGAGCGAAACAGATCCCATACGTGCTTGCCGCGCGGAAATGCTCAGAGCCGATGGTCGCTCAActtgccagaggctggaggacTAAACCCATCCCAGAGAACTGAGAAGGAGTCCTCTGGCAGTGAGGCAGGCAAACAAAACGCGCAGACTTCTGGCACTCTTCTTAAGGTGGTCTTCGTGTTAGAACCCAGACACTTGCTCAGAGCTAATCTGCACGAGCTGCTTGGTACTGAGCTGGCACATAGCAAGCTCTTAGTAAATGCTCACAGTCACTATGGCATGTCACGGAACGAACCGGTGATACATCTGCAAAACTGTTCACAAACCTCCTCGCCTGGCTGAAAGCTGTTCCACCCTCTTCTAACATCCTATTAGGGGTCCCCAGCCAACTCGACTTTTCAAAACTAAGTTTTATTACATACTTCTcaagtgccaggcacagtgtgtgtatttatgtattatctcattgaatattatatattatctcatttaatcagcTCTAGGCCCTCCAAGAAAAGtgctattattacccccattCCACGGATGAAGAAATTGCAACTCAGAGACGTGAAGCAACTTggctaaggtcacacagcctaaGTAGAAATCCTTTGCTTGTGTGGCTCCAGAGCCCATACCCTTTACCATGAGGCTAGAACCTCTGGAATGTACGGGGCTTTCCTGAGCCTGGATtcaaacagaatctgaagctgaagGACTGCTGTCCTTGCTCTTGACCTTCCGGGCCTGGCTATGCCATACCCATATTCATTTTCCATGACATCCGCTGACCAGAGGGTTTCCCTTACCCAATCCATGCCTCTGCCAGTAAACCAATGTTTAGTGAGTGCCTTTCCTACACCCAGTACAGGAATTGTTAAGTGTAGGATAAATTACTTTGCCTTACACTTGCATGGGATGTGGCTGTTTACTTTCAAATATGTGGTTTTGCTTCCTGGTCCTAACTCTGGGAGATAGgaatgattattttcatttcacagctGCAGGATCTGAGGTCAAAGAGGAGCCGTGGCTTGCCAAAGTTCACAGATAGGAATGGGGGAGCGGGGCCTAGAGATAGCTCTGTGGACACCAAGTCCTTTGTTTGAGGCATCACACCAGCTGCTTCCTCAGCACCAGGGGCCTGGGGGCTCCCATGGTTCCATTCAGGCTGCTGGAAGAAAGACTGAGGTCACTGCCAAGTTGGACCCCTGTGATCTTCATAGCCCACACTTGCACTCAGTTCCGCACCgcccccttcccttttctccaaggaGCAGGCAATATgtggcccagggcagggggcagacccTGCCCCTGtgtcctctgtcctccaggtctgCGGTGGGCCCTTCTCCCATAATGCAGATTATActgaggaggaagtggggagaccAATGAAGAACATTCCCGTGTCTCACGGGGGTGAAAATAGCCGTGCGCTGGCTGCTGAAAATCTGTATCTCTGTTCGTAGGTTGTTTTGCTAGTAGCGGAAGCAGATCTAGGGGAGGCTGGCgctctggctgggggaggggaggccagaagGACAGGCTCGGAATATAAACTAGAGTCAGGCACCATGTTGCTCTTGTCTCCCAGAACCAGGAGATTGGCTTTGCCGGGAGGGCTGGGCCGTGTCGGGCTGAGGATGAGCCAGGGTCTGCACTAGTTTTCTCTGGCATGCCGGAGGGAGGCCCTCTGATGAGGCTGTGAGGGGAGGCTATCTGCGCTGACCCTCCCGGCTttgggggtgctggggtgggaaACCTCAGTGAGGCCAGTGAAGAAAGGGCTTGTGCGATCTGCAGCTGCCGCCCCCGTAGAACACAATGGGTGGGTTTGAGCTGTTGTTTCAACGTGTTCGAGTGTCTGGCTCCCTGATGACCTAGGCCAGCCTCTCGGAGGCTGGCCCGGCTGGGTCCGGAAGCCAGAGCTCCcccgctctgtgtgtgtgtgtggggggggggggtgcagagtcCAAGCTGCAGAACCACCAGGCTCGGGGTTGATTTTGGACTGCTCCAGCTCTGTTCAGCCAAACTTCAGCCAAGCCGAGAGCTCCAGGCATGGTGTGAAAACCCTGACTCCCACACCGTGACTCCAGAGGTGGGCCTGGAGCCCTGGCACCTTCGGGGAGGGCCTTGGCGTTAGTGGGGTGAGGGGGGCCTCCTTTTACCTGACCCTTGGCCTCCGTCCTTCTTTAGAGGTTTGGAGGCTGTCAGCCCTCCGGGCAGGCCAGGAGAGTCCCAAAATATCTTCTTGAGAGGTCCCAGCGGCCCGTAGTGCCGGAGTAGCTCCCCAGACCCTTCGTGCTGGCCAAGCTGCTCACCAACGAAGCTTCGCGGCTGGGAGCTTCCTAGATGCCTCCCTCTCAGGCCTGCCAGCCCCAGGAGGAACGCCCCCCAGGAACTGTTTGCAGGCGGGGCCAGGGGGGCTGAGGGCACTGGAGCCCAGCAAAAAGCCGCAGACACAGGCCAGTGGGAGGCTCCCTCCCCCAGGTCTTTATCTGACCAAGTATCTCGGCACACAATGTTCTGGTTGGTGTTTCTTGAACATAAATCTTTATTCCAATTGCAGTAGCTTTGATGGAAAAAAACAGGGCACACTTCATCGTGCTTTTACCCTAATCAAATGTCTCTCTTGCCAATGCTCTTGACGTTTCTAACTTGCCCTATTTGGATTGGGTTGGGGGCGGATGGGACAGAGAAAGTTCTAGAGGAATGAATAGGAccatttgctgttttgttttttgttttttgtttttttaaccaaaggGACAAGCTGGATCTAAAAACTAGAGCAGGGCTTTCACCCCGTGCAGGAAGCGGATGGCTAGGGAAGTGAAAACTTGGTTTCAGTGTATGTGTTCTTCTGGGGGAAAAACTGTGCCttcagggaaaaaattaaaaaatcgcAGGGGAAGGTGGCAGCTTGAGGATGGGTGGAGCCCTGGGCCAGGCTGCCCCCTGGGGTCTGTCTGTCACCCCCATCTCTTTCTAAGACCTGTTGAAGTATTCAGTGTTGATGAGGACAACCCCTCAAAACATGACTACTCACGGTGTTGGGTTTCTTGGAAGCCCGGGATCCTGATGCTGGTAAATATGACacaccttcctcctctttctgcttcaTCGCCCCCCTCCAcgcctgcctctcctctcctttctcctgttaGCTTTCCCATCAGGGCAGGCAGGAAGCCATTGTTCCCTCCTGGCGTGACCCCCCTTTCCTATGCATCTCTCTGGCTTTTGTGTTGGttctcactctgtttcttttcctcttccgcCATCTTCTCTGCCAGTCCCATGACCCCGTCCACCTTTGGTCACTTGTGGACATCACCCAGTTAGAAATCAAAAAGTTCTTTCTGGCTCCCTGGCTCGTAGGCCAACGCTGAGGCCCCTGGAAGTTGCCGTGGGGCCGTCAGTGGGTGGGAAGAGGGTTGGAGGCCCTCCTGTTTTCTCGGATAATGAAATCTTTCTGCAGGAAGCCACTGGAGGATGAATCGAGGACCAGCCAGTAGCACTAAGGCAATCTTAACATGAAATCAGATCTACCATGACAGCTCTCATGAGATTATCTCGTTACCGCTCTTCTGGTCAGCATTTCTGCAAAAAGCAGCTCTCCCCCTAAGAACAAGCCTACCTCACAGGTCTTTGGTGCACATCTCCTCCTATCTAGATGGTGAGGGCCTCCAGGACCCGGGCTGGGCCTGAGGCGGGGGATCTGCTTCTGATGAGGCTCCACAAGCCTCCCCGCTCGAAGCAATCAAGGCTCCTGCATCGGGGCGGTGGGACAGGTAATCCAAGGATTAGGTAGCTTTGGCTCTGGAATGCAGAGCGAAGTTGCAATCCAGCAGACTTCCCTTTCTAATCATGTCCGGCTCAGGCTAATATCTGAACCCAGTCAGCCTTCCCTGAAGTTTTTGCAGagctggctggggtggggcgaGGGTTCCAGCCAGGGGTTGCTGTGGGCAATTCACCCTGCAACGGCCCAAGCCTCGTAGGTGGTCACAGTGGGGTAAAATGACTGGGGCTCCGGCACAAGGGATGCTtccaaaaatttaataaataatgattttttaaaactgtataaaCTATAAATTACCATGCAGtccttataatttaaaataatttacaggtTGAGGTAGGGAGGGGCCCAGGAGGGTGTGGAGGGGGAGctcggggagggtgggggctgtcCTGCAGGTCAGGCTCTTCTCCCAGCCTTCCtgctgagcacacacacacaggccgtGTCGATCCGGATGAACCGCCAGGCGGCCTGCTTGCCGTCCATGGTCAGCGCCTTGACGAAGGTGTGCGTCGTGGTACAGTATGAGTTCCAGTGCTTCGAGTCGATGCCCCTGCACCCGCTGTCCACGGGAGTGGGGTCCCGGCACTTGGTCTCAAAAAAGTACTGTTTGAACACACTGTTGTTAATGTTCACCTCTCCCAGCACCATCACCTCCTTGCCCTTGATGTCTGTGGCGGTGGTCTTGTCCCCCACCCACACGCTGACGCTGTCGCACACCGAGAACTCCCCCCGGTGGAAGACAGGGTGCGACGACGACCGCTTGCTCCTGTGAGTCCTGTTGGAGGCAGCACCACCCGCCTCCAAGTCCAGACCCTGAGTATCTGCAGCCACAGGTGGGGGGTGCGTGCTGAACAGCACGCGGGGTGAACGCAGTCGccgctttttaaaaagtttggggTCCACAGTGATGTTGCGGGTCTGCCCTGCCACCCTCGCGGCTATTGCCCCGGCTGGGGTGCTGCGGGCTCTGCGGAGGGCTGTGTCGAGGGAATGCTGAAGCTTAGTCCAGTGGGCTTGGGGGATGGCGTGTCCTGCTGGGACATTGCTCTCTGGGTGTGGTTCTGCCTGTATGCCGATCAAAAGAGCTGTGATCAGAGTGTAGGACAACATGGACATTACGCTATGCACCTGGAATGAAACAGAAACGAGGATTATTCCACGGTGCACTAAGTTTTGAACAAAGGCAGTTTCTGGGTCTTGACCTCCCTAGAGGATCATGAGGTTTCACCTGGGAGTCTAAGGGCAAGGTGACCTGGGATTCATTCAAACGGGGATACCCTTGAGAGTGACAGGGGCTGCGAGCTACAGTTATCTGAGCAGGCATGGACGGGCCGGCTCAGATGACCTGGGGGTATGGTCATGCCATCTAGGGGTGGGCTTTTTCGGGAAGGGACAGAGCCCCCGAACTTGCCAGCAGCTCTTACCGAGTCCTTTGAGTTGTCTGCCTGCCAGCCTGGGGCAGCTGTGGGCGGGCAGTATATGTCTGACACCTGTTCCCAGCACTGTGTCCTGCCCGAAGGCTTGGCTCCCCTGGGAAGGCTGTGGGAAGGGCTGCCGGGGACATATCTTGAAGCCTTGGCACCGAATACACTTTCTTCAGACAGCAGTACTGGGTCAGATCTGAGATCTGGTGACTCGGAACCCTTGCTACAAATCCATGAGGCATCACGTTTGGCAAAAAGGTATAGAGCTCTGGGACCGTCATCGCCAGCCTAGTCAGCCGCCAGCCAGCACACACAGATACTGATACTGATAATAGTTCCTGGTCGTGGGACATTCTTAAACTTTTCAAATGCATTCATTTCGAATTTCTCATTAATCTGTGAGTTAGGTTAGGATTCATCATCTTTCTGTCATGTACAAAGAGAGTGATC is a genomic window containing:
- the NGF gene encoding beta-nerve growth factor, translating into MSMLSYTLITALLIGIQAEPHPESNVPAGHAIPQAHWTKLQHSLDTALRRARSTPAGAIAARVAGQTRNITVDPKLFKKRRLRSPRVLFSTHPPPVAADTQGLDLEAGGAASNRTHRSKRSSSHPVFHRGEFSVCDSVSVWVGDKTTATDIKGKEVMVLGEVNINNSVFKQYFFETKCRDPTPVDSGCRGIDSKHWNSYCTTTHTFVKALTMDGKQAAWRFIRIDTACVCVLSRKAGRRA